GCGCCGCGCCGCCGAGGCCATGCGCACCGATCATATCTCGGTCAGCTCGGAGATGGATCAGGAGGAAGTGGTGCGGATCACCCAAGCCCACGCGCTGACCTCGGTGCCCGTGGTGGACAGAGAGCGGCGCTTGCTCGGGCGGATCACGTCCGATGAACTGCAGCGCGTGACCCGCGACGAGGCCGAGGAAGACGCCCATCTGATGAGCGGCCTGTCGCCTGAGGCTCGCCCAGATGCGCCGGTACTGAGCATCGTGAAAACCCGCCTGCCCTGGCTGCTGGCCGGTCTGCTCGGCGCCACCCTGTCGGGCTCCATCGTCGGCTCTTACGATGATGAAATCGCCACGGCCGCCATCCTTGCGAGCTTTATCCCGATTGTGATGTCCATGGCCGGCAATGCCGGTATTCAGGCAGCCACAGTGGCTATTCAAGGCATCGCCACGGGCACCCTTTGGATTGGCGACCTGCCCGCGCGTCTGGGCCGCGAACTGCTTGGCGCCGCCATTAATGGTGCCACCGCGGCGGTCGTGCTTGCCGTCGTGGTCGCGGTGCTTGGCTTTGTGATTGAGCTCGAAGCGCCATTGAGGCTCGCCAGCACCGCCGGCTTCGCGCTCTTCTGCGTCACTCTGCTCGCGGTCTCCATGGGCGCCTCAGTGCCGATGATACTGAAGCACTTAGGCATCGATCCGGCCATGGCCACCGGAATTTTCATCACCACCGGCAACGACATCATCGCGGTGCTGGTGTTCTTTTTGATTGCGACCAACCTGTATCTGTAAAGGCCCCAGCGGATGTCTGACTGGCCTGCCCGAGGAGGCCCGCGCGATGATTTCTAGCCTGCCGTGCCCGCTACCAGGGCTTGTAGCTCAACCCGGGAATGCTCTGCTCATCGATCCGCTCCGGGAGGTCGCGAATCAAGTCGAGCAACTCCTCGCGTGTGACATAGCGCCCATATGATGCCTTGGCCGCGTCCAGCGGCACTTCGACATAGTAGCGGGACTGCTCGGGCTCCGGCAAAATCTGCAGCACGCGATCTTCGGCATCAAGAATGCCCAGGTAATCGTCCGGTGAGCTCAGCCGTCCGATCATCTGCTCGCAAATCTGCTTGGGGCTCATCGCAACCGCGCTGGTTGAAGAGACACATTCACCGGAACGGTTGATCAAGTAGAAGACACGATAGTTCATGACGCCACCTGGCGTGAATGGGCCGCGAAAACGCCGGCTTGATGGTTGGTTGAATACTCATAGCGGCCATGTTAGCACCGCCTGGCGGTGACGGATAATCTCCTTCTATCGCTTCCTTGTGACCATGATCGCTAGGCGACCGGCTTTTCGATGCCGTCGACAAAGGCATCCCGGGCGGTCTTGGCGCGGGTGAAAATTTCGAGCAGATCTCCCTCGTCGGCGTCGCGGATGCTGGCAGCCAAATCGCTCATCTCGGTGCTAAAACGCGCGAGCATGGCGCTCAGGCTCTCGCGATTGGCGATGCAGATGTCACGCCACATCACCGGGTTGCTGGAGGCGATGCGGGTGAAGTCGCGAAAGCCGCCGGCGGCGTAGCGAAAGATCTCGTCGCTGCAGTCCATGCGGGTGAGCGCGTCGACCAGTCCGTAGGCGAGCATGTGCGGCAAGTGGCTGGTGGCAGCCAGGACTTCGTCGTGATGGGCGACTGTCATTTCGGTCACTTCCGCGCCAGTCGCCTGCCACATGGCGCGCACGCGGGCAGTGGCATCCGGGTCAGTCTCGGGCAGCGGGGTCAGGATCACCCGGCGCTGGCGAAACAGCTCCGGAAACGAGGCCCCTACCCCGCTGCGCTCGGTGCCGGCGATCGGGTGCCCGGGCACGAACCAGGGCGGAACCTGCCCGAAAACCGCGCGCGCGTCGGCCACCACGCTGCCTTTGACGCTGCCGCCATCGGTGACCAGCGCGCCGTCGGCCAGAGCTGGGGCAATGCTCGCCAGCAACGCACGCATGGCGCTGAGTGGGACAGCCAAAAACACCATGTCGGCCTCTCTCACCGCCACAGCCGGGTCCTGCTCGTAGCGGTCGATGACGCCAAGGTCCAGGGCTTGCTCCAGATTCTCGCGCGAGCGCCCGCAACCGACGATCTCGCCGACCTGCCCAGCGGCGCGCAACGCCCGGGCCAGCGAGCCGCCGATCAGGCCGACACCGATAATGGTCAGGCGCTCGATCACGCGGCTCAGGCCTGCTCCCCGTCTTGTTGGAGCGCCTTGGCCAGTGCGGCGAGCAGACGAGCGTTCTCTTCTTGGAGCCCGATACTGATGCGCAAATGATTCGGCAGGCCGTAATTGGCCACCGGGCGGCAGATGACGCCCTCGCGCAGCAGTGCCTGATCGACCGGGCCGGTCGGGCGGCCGAGATCTACGGTGATGAAGTTGCCGCGCGAGGGAATCGCATCAAGGCCCAGCGCGGCGAGCCCGGCGGTCAGTTGCGCCATCCCGGCGCGGTTTAGCGTTGCCGAGCGCTTCACATGATCCTGATCGGTCAGTGCCGCGATGGCGGCGGCCTGCGCTGCTGCATTGACATTGAAGGGATGCCGCACCCGGTTCATCAATTCCGCCGCGCGCGGATGGCTCAACCCATAGCCCACCCGCAGGGCAGCGAGACCGTGAATTTTCGAGAAGGTGCGGGTGATAATCAGATTAGAAAATTCTGCCAACCAATTCACGCCATTGGGGAAATCCGGATCATCGACATACTCGATATAGGCCTCGTCGAGCACGCAGATGCAGGTCTTGGGCATGGCGGCGATGAAGGCCTTCAGCGGATCAGCCGTCAGCCAGGTGCCGGTCGGATTGTTGGGATTGGCGATCCACACTACCCTCGTCTGATCCGTGATCAGGTCGGCCATGGCGTCGAGATCATGGCCGTAATCCTTGGCCGTGGCCACCCGTGCCGTCGCCCCGACCGCCTGGGTGGCGATGGGGTAGACGGCGAAGGCGTGCTGGGAGAAGACGGACTCCTGCCCCGGGTGCAAAAAGGTGCGCGCAACCAGGTCGAGCACATCGTTGGAGCCATTGCCGATGGTGACCATGTCCGCATCGACATCATGGTGGCGCGCAATAGCATGGCGCAATGCAAAACCGCCGCCATCCGGGTAGCGACCCAGCTCGGCCGCCGCCTCGGCATAGGCTGCGCGCGCCTGCTCGCCGGGGCCGAGCGGATTCTCGTTGGAAGCGAGCTTAACCGACTCACGAATGCCAAGCTCGCGCTCCAACTCGGAAATGGGCTTGCCGGGGACGTAGGGATTTAGCGCATCGATATGCGGTGCCGGACTGGGATGAAAAGCGTTTGCGGTTCGGGTCATGATGATTCGGTGAGATTCTGCGCTTCAGGAGGAAACAGCATCGCTAGATCGCCATGTTTCGGGCAACCATGATTAAAGCACCGCTTCCGGGTAGGAGCCGAGGACCTTGAACAGATTTGCCGAGGCTTTAAGCTTGGCGAGCGCGGCGGCAACCTGCTCAGTGTCGCGATGGCCGCACAGATCGACGAAAAACACATAGTCCCAGACGCCCTGGCGCGATGGGCGCGACTCGATGCGGGTCATGTCGATAGCATGTTCGGCCAAGGGGGTGAGCAGCCGGAACAGACCGCCTGCCTCGTTGCGGCAGGACAGCAGCAGACTGGTCTTGTCCTTGCCGCTCGGCGGTGCGTCCTCCGGGCCGATGATCAAAAAGCGGCTGGTGTTGCGCGGGTCGTCCTCGATGCGGTTGGCGAGCAGGTTGAGCCGATAGAGCTCGGCCGCCGCCTCGCCGGCGACGGCGCCGGCATCAGGGGTGTTTGCAGCCATGCGCGCGGCCTCGGCATTGCTGCCAACCGGAATGCGCTCGGCATGCGGCAAATGGCGGTCCAGCCAGGCGCGGCATTGGGCGAGCGACTGCTGGTGGGAGTAAACGCGCTTGACCCCATCGAGCCCGACGGCCTGGCTCATCAGGTGATGATGGATGCGCAATGTCACTTCACCCACAATACTCAGGGGTGACTGCATGAAGGTATCGAGGGTATGGCTGACCACGCCCTCGGTGGAGTTCTCGACCGGGACAACGCCGAAATGACAGGCACCGGCCTCGACCTCGCGAAAGATGTCCCCAATGGCCCCGAACGGCAGGGAGCGCACCGAGTGGCCGAAGTGCTTGAGCGCGGCGGCCTGGGTGAAGGTGCCCTCGGGCCCGAGATAGGCCACTGACAGGGGTTTTTCGAGTGCGAGACAAGCCGACATGATCTCGCGGAACAGACGTGCCACTTCTTCGCCATGCAGCGGCCCGGGATTCTCGGCCTTGATGCGACGCAGAATCTCAGCCTCGCGCTCAGGCCGGTAGAAATGGCTCTGCGGGCCAGTCGCTGCCTTGATCTCGGCCACTTCCTGCGCGCAGCGGGCGCGCACCGACAGCAGCCGCAAAATCTCGGCATCGGTTGCGTCGATGCGCTCGCGCACGGCTTTCAGCCGGCTGGCTGTATCCGCCGAAGAATTGGATGTTTCACTGGCCATCAGTCAGCGCGACCTGTGCATCAGGCAAATGCGTGAGCGCCTTTCGTGTGTTTCAAGCGAAATACCCTCAGATTAGCCGGCATCCTTTCCGCCAAGCGCGTGCACCCGCAGCACCCCATTGATCGCGCCGATGTGCTCCAGGGTCTCTTGCGGGCAAGCACGGTCGATATCGATCAGAGTGACCGCCAGATCACCGCGCGAGCGGTTGAGCATGTCGATGATGTTGAGCTTGGACTCAGCCAGCAAGGTGGAAATCTGCCCAACCATGTTCGGCACATTACTGTTGACCACTGCAATGCGATGGCCGCCATTGCGCGGCAGGTCGATCTCGGGAAAATTCACCGAATTGCGGATATTGCCATCTTCCAGATAGGCGCGCAGCTGCTCGGCGACCATGACCGCGCAATTCTCCTCCGCCTCGCGGGTGGAGGCACCAAGATGCGGCAGGGTCACCACCCGGGGATGATCCTTTAACAAATTGCTCGGAAAATCGCATACATAGGCATAGAGCTTGCCGCTATCGAGCGCGGCCGCCGCAGCCTGATCATCGATGATGCCATCGCGGGAGAAATTCAGCAGCACCGACCCATCGGGCATGGCTGCAATGCGCTCGGCATTGATCATGTGGCGAGTCTGCTCGGTCAGGGGCACATGAAAGCTGATGAAATCCGAGCGCGAGACCAGATCATCGATGGATACCGCGGCCTGCACGTCGGCTTCCAGCTTCCAGGCGCTGCGCACGGTGATGCTTGGATCATAGCCGATGACCTTCATACCGAGCGCGCGCGCGGCATTGGCCACCAGCACGCCGATGGCGCCCAGACCAATCACGCCCAGGGTGCGCCCGGGCAGCTCGAAGCCAACGAAATCCTTTTTGCCCGACTCGACCGCCTTGCTGATGGCCGCATCCTCTCCTGAGAGTCCGCGCGCGAAAGACCAGCCTTGGGCGATGTTGCGCGCCGCCATCAGCATGCCGGCCAGCACCAACTCTTTGACGGCGTTGGCAT
Above is a genomic segment from Thiorhodovibrio litoralis containing:
- the hisC gene encoding histidinol-phosphate transaminase, yielding MTRTANAFHPSPAPHIDALNPYVPGKPISELERELGIRESVKLASNENPLGPGEQARAAYAEAAAELGRYPDGGGFALRHAIARHHDVDADMVTIGNGSNDVLDLVARTFLHPGQESVFSQHAFAVYPIATQAVGATARVATAKDYGHDLDAMADLITDQTRVVWIANPNNPTGTWLTADPLKAFIAAMPKTCICVLDEAYIEYVDDPDFPNGVNWLAEFSNLIITRTFSKIHGLAALRVGYGLSHPRAAELMNRVRHPFNVNAAAQAAAIAALTDQDHVKRSATLNRAGMAQLTAGLAALGLDAIPSRGNFITVDLGRPTGPVDQALLREGVICRPVANYGLPNHLRISIGLQEENARLLAALAKALQQDGEQA
- a CDS encoding prephenate dehydrogenase, which gives rise to MIERLTIIGVGLIGGSLARALRAAGQVGEIVGCGRSRENLEQALDLGVIDRYEQDPAVAVREADMVFLAVPLSAMRALLASIAPALADGALVTDGGSVKGSVVADARAVFGQVPPWFVPGHPIAGTERSGVGASFPELFRQRRVILTPLPETDPDATARVRAMWQATGAEVTEMTVAHHDEVLAATSHLPHMLAYGLVDALTRMDCSDEIFRYAAGGFRDFTRIASSNPVMWRDICIANRESLSAMLARFSTEMSDLAASIRDADEGDLLEIFTRAKTARDAFVDGIEKPVA
- the pheA gene encoding prephenate dehydratase yields the protein MASETSNSSADTASRLKAVRERIDATDAEILRLLSVRARCAQEVAEIKAATGPQSHFYRPEREAEILRRIKAENPGPLHGEEVARLFREIMSACLALEKPLSVAYLGPEGTFTQAAALKHFGHSVRSLPFGAIGDIFREVEAGACHFGVVPVENSTEGVVSHTLDTFMQSPLSIVGEVTLRIHHHLMSQAVGLDGVKRVYSHQQSLAQCRAWLDRHLPHAERIPVGSNAEAARMAANTPDAGAVAGEAAAELYRLNLLANRIEDDPRNTSRFLIIGPEDAPPSGKDKTSLLLSCRNEAGGLFRLLTPLAEHAIDMTRIESRPSRQGVWDYVFFVDLCGHRDTEQVAAALAKLKASANLFKVLGSYPEAVL
- a CDS encoding 3-phosphoglycerate dehydrogenase family protein, with the translated sequence MFKILTLNNISLAGLERLPRDSFEIASEIAHPDGILVRSAKMHDMEIPDSVQAIGRAGAGVNNIPLEKMSARGVVVFNAPGANANAVKELVLAGMLMAARNIAQGWSFARGLSGEDAAISKAVESGKKDFVGFELPGRTLGVIGLGAIGVLVANAARALGMKVIGYDPSITVRSAWKLEADVQAAVSIDDLVSRSDFISFHVPLTEQTRHMINAERIAAMPDGSVLLNFSRDGIIDDQAAAAALDSGKLYAYVCDFPSNLLKDHPRVVTLPHLGASTREAEENCAVMVAEQLRAYLEDGNIRNSVNFPEIDLPRNGGHRIAVVNSNVPNMVGQISTLLAESKLNIIDMLNRSRGDLAVTLIDIDRACPQETLEHIGAINGVLRVHALGGKDAG
- the mgtE gene encoding magnesium transporter; this encodes MPSQIDQNNPPSAQDDSISLRWTHSGDAELSAENREVIKRIGKLIKAGERDQVRSIVRRWRPRDVVELMVNLPLKRARKLFLSLPSGAAAKVVAALNDDFRAALLEDATIDRLVEILDSLDPETGADALDELPEEVQERLLPQLKRANEILELKTYQDESAGSIMTRKLVAVPPDWTLEEVVSEVRRNASVIKKISVVYVVDRDRRLLGYLKLRDLLLSPKERRAAEAMRTDHISVSSEMDQEEVVRITQAHALTSVPVVDRERRLLGRITSDELQRVTRDEAEEDAHLMSGLSPEARPDAPVLSIVKTRLPWLLAGLLGATLSGSIVGSYDDEIATAAILASFIPIVMSMAGNAGIQAATVAIQGIATGTLWIGDLPARLGRELLGAAINGATAAVVLAVVVAVLGFVIELEAPLRLASTAGFALFCVTLLAVSMGASVPMILKHLGIDPAMATGIFITTGNDIIAVLVFFLIATNLYL